Genomic segment of Panicum virgatum strain AP13 chromosome 9N, P.virgatum_v5, whole genome shotgun sequence:
ATGAGAAGCTTTTTAGGGACTTTTTTATACAATTCCACCTACTGCCCCCCTACCCTATCCGCATGCATGTAGGGAGAAGGGGTAAAAATGTCTTTTGAACACACCATTTAATGAGGTTTAGTCCCTTTAATCATTGAAAACAAATAGGGTGGACTTTTTTTAAACCCAAGGTCTTTTGGAGGGCTAGAGTCTTTTGTAAACCAAACAGGGTCCAAATTTTGTCGCCTGGAACAAACGCATGGGCAACCACGCAATGATCGCATAGCGAGACGGGTGTTGTGACACATGGCTTGtcctgcactgcactgcactgcatTGCACTTGATTGCTTTACATAAACAACAGACGATTTACAAAGCGGATGCTGATCAGAGATGTGCATGCCTGTCAGCTAGCTAGGTACAGGTATTCACACACACGCATCAGGAGTAATCAGAATATAATTTACAAGATAATTGAGtgtgagagggagggagagcttTATTAGTGGCGTCGACCGTGCAGGATCGGGTTAGGCCTAGATGGACGTGGGCTGGATGATGGAGTCCAGATCGGACCTCATCGGCATCTTGTCGATGCCGTGGTCCGAGCGCTCGCTGCcgtcgccggcagcggcggcgccccagATCTCCGGGATGACCCACCAGAGCGCGCCGATGCTCTCCAGGGCGTAGTCCGCATCCTTGCTCCTCACCCTCTTGCCAACCTGATTGACAAATTTGGTTAATACGATCAATtaatgatgatttttttttcaaaatgggATTGAgaaaatagcaaaaaaaaaacttagcgTCCATAGGCGATCAATGAATCTGAAATATGAAATGTCTAAATTGCGAGAATCCGTTGGCCAGCTCATTTGGTCTGCAATTCGTACTGTATCGGTACGTCGACACGATCGCCCAAAAGGCAGACGGTGTGTGTGACCGGCGTGACAGGCCATCTACTATTTGACAGGCCACGGTTTCAAATGAAAACCTACTCCTACTGTACGTGTGCTTGTTCCCTTCCCAAAATTCAGATATTTTTTCGCTGCTCTCTCTGCACGGATTTGTGGCAGGGAGAGGGGTGGAGACACGGTTCAATCTGCACGTGAATTATTCAACATGAAAAAACGACCTGATCGAGGAAACGACGAAAGGGAATTTCCCCTTCATTTTCCATCGCtggaaatgagagagagagaaaaaagatgtGGTATATGCTGATTGCGTAGGATGATGCGTGATCCTATCACCCGTTGCCAGCCACAAACACTCGAGCGCTACTGCTAATCAGCTGGCAGGCTAGCAAGCTCGCACGAGCAAGAGCAATCAGGGTTATCAACGAATAATGCTACTTGTTACCCAATAATGCAAGCTCACTGATCGCAGGATAATTGTGTTCGGACCGAGATGGAAGAAGAGGTGTGTTGGAGAGGAGAGGTTGCATCATTGCTGCTTACGTACCAGGGCGGTGCGGAGGCCGAGCGCTTTCCCGGCGGCGATGTTCCTCTCGCTGTCGTCGAGGAAGAGCTGACAGAGCACCAAGAGTAACTTTAGCGTTCGCTGATCATTAATTTCACGGATAATAGTACAGGCCTAATTTGCTTCCATCGAAAAAGCAAAGTGTTGATAAGGACCCTGCTTAGTTCTGctgctaattttttttaaagtcGTTGGGGTCTTGCATATAATTGTAGCACAACCACCTACAATAAGGTCACTTTCAAGCAAAGCATATGTGCTCTGTTAATCCTGTCCTCACGTAACgttaacaaattcgatggcGTTCACATTAGGCGGTGCCATCCAAGAGTGGCTAGGATGGTCGTGAAACGCATGTGAAAAGAACCTTGCAAAATTTCCTCTCGAACGGCAGTTAGGAGTGGTTACCGTGCGGCGCGGGTTAgtgccggcggcgcgcagccCCGCCACGATGGCGTCCACCGCCGGTTTCAGGACCACGGCCCGGGGGtcgctcccggcggcggcgcggcgcccctcctccccgaaGAGGTGCGGGTTCATGGTCTCGAAGCACACCACGGCGTCGAAGACGGACTCGTCGACGCCCAGCCGCTCCAGCGCCCGCTTCATGTGCGCGCGGTCCGAGTTGGTGAACAGCTGCGTGAGAAAACGAAAGCCCCAGCCGATCAGTCGGTATTGAAACAGAAGCCTGAATTCCAGCCGCGTGATCGGTCGATGGGCTGCTCACCACTTTGCGCTGCGGGATGCTCTGCAGCAGCCGCGCCAGGTGCGGGTCGGCGGCGATCCGGTCGTACGGCAGCCGCCCGTGCACGTAGCTGCAGTTGGAACACAATCGGAATTTCAGTTGGTAACTTGGTTTCGACCAAACGCAGTCAGCAGCTAATGCACGCTGGCCGGCGGCAGGTTTTGGAAGAGACTGAAATTGGGCGCGTGTTGCTCTGGGAGTTGGTTCTCTGCTGACCTGTGGTACTCGTCCGGGTGCACGTCGTAGCCGAGCGCCTGCGGAAATCGGAGACGGAATCCGGAGACCAATCAGAAGAAGCCAGGTGTGAGCACACGATcgagaaggaggagaagaaacGCACGCTTCCGCTACGGCCGGCTTGGCCACAGGAAGACAGGAAGTCCAGGGTCAGGGGGTAAGGGGAGGGAGAACGTACGATGAGGCCGGCGAGGGAGCTGCCGTGCGTGCGGAAGAGCTCGAcgcgcatggcggcggcgcgctcggccGAGACGCCGAGCTTGGCCTGGAGGAACTCGTCGATGTTGCGCTTCAGGGCGGGGCCGAGGCCGGTGTTGCCCGGGTACAGCGTGTCGTCCAGGTCTGCGGCAGAGGGCCAGCCATGCGGAGTTGTTAGTTGGATGGGCACGCCTCGACGATGGCAGGGGCGTGAATTCCGAAATcgaatcggcggcggcggcggtgtcttGCTTGTTACTTACCTAGGAGGACGCAGTCGAAGGGGGAGTTCGCGGCCATGGCTGGGGAGGTTCTTGAGGCGGGCAAGCTTGGAAGAAACGGGGGAAGATGCCGAGGCCGAGACGGCGATGGATCGGAGCGGAACGGGGGCGAGCTGCGCTGTGCGATCGCTGTCTGGAGCCGGGGCGAGGAGCAGAGCGGGAGAGAAGTTGGGCGAGAGGCGGGGGCGTTTAAATAGAGCTTCCGGAGGACGGGGTGGATCACGAGGAAGTGGCGCGGTAATCCGAATCGGCCAACGTGCCTTTTGATTTGGAACTGGAACTCGGTTTGGTTGGGTTCCCTTTCGGGGCTCGTGTTCCTTGCGGCGGTTCGCGCTGCGCGTTCCGCGTCCGCGGCGAAACGGCGCGCGGCGATgcgaaggcgaaggcgaagAGCGGGGCAGAGCGCCACGTGCTTCTCGGTCGGGTCTCGCTGTGGGCCTGTGGCTGCCTTGCCTGTCGGACACGCTGCCGGTCGAACGGCCGTCGGTGCTCGGCGGCTAGGTTTAAGATATTCGGGTCCCTTTCCCCGGCCACTAGCTGTCTAGCTTTAAGATAGGCTTGGTACGCTGTCAGGCTAGCTGCTGTGATCTTGAGCCCTTGACTCTTGCTTCAGTGAGTCACGGCGGAAATGCTAGTAAATTGTgagtggagcggcgacgacctGAGAGCCAGTTTTAAACTTGTTCCAGGGGGCACGGGGTCTCGAATCATATTCGAGAAAACGTGGCTGGCATGGGGTTTCGGCTCGAGTCGCCGGCGACCTTCTTTCGTCGCCGGAGTAGAGTATTTTTTTTAACCCTCTCACACTTCATTGCATAATTGTAGAATCTGTTCATATATATAGAGACACACACGCACCCCTAACTACGTTACCAGATCTACAACTACACAACACTAAAACAAACGCGTCTTTTTTGAGATCGACGAAGACCTCTGAACTCCGCAGGCAACGGGGACGTTGCACTCCCTCTTGCGGCACCACGCGTGAGAGAGGGTACTGATTGAAGGTCCCAGGAGATTACAGAGGAGCCGCCAGCTCCGTCGCGACGAAACACGCCACCAGACGCCGGAGACAAGCCACCAGCGCCAGCCACGCCGCCAACCGTCGGAACCCACCGGCTGCACCTCTACAACACCTGGACCGagctgacgaccaccaccgaCTAACTATCCTGAAGACTCCACAATCCCACCGATGGCACCGGAGAGGAAGACGCCGTCGACACAGAGAAGAATTGGGAAGCTTATTCCGTAGACGCGccagcgcctccgcctcgctggCACGAGGACACGCTATCGGTGAAGCATGACGGCCACCTCCAGCAACTCCATGTGACGTCACCAGCTCGAACCGGACGAGGTAGCAGGCCACGGCAAACACTGCGGCCAGCTCGGGGCCCAGCGAGAGCACCGCGGCAACACCGACACTGGAGTCACCGCGACTTTCAGCCAGCCACCGCGACCACACCATCGCCGAAGAGAATGAAAATGCGTAGGAGAAAGCAAAACCTAACTATTTATAAGCTAAATAGCTAGGCTATACACATCGGACGCCGATTCCGTAGCCCCCATCCGCCCCGCGCCCACAGAGGACGCCGCAGACAGACGAGCGACGTCCGCCCCGCGCCCACAGAGGACGCCGCAGACAGACAAGCGACAGCGGAATCGGCGCCGGAAACAGAGATCACCTTCGATATGCCTCGGCTACTGTAGCGGGAACGGACCGAAGAGACCCGGTAATAACTGGGACTGGGTCGCCGGAGCAGAGTAGTCATTAGCCAACGAGCGCGACGTCTTTATGGGCCCATCAAGTTAGCCATTCACATCCAGCCCAAGTTTCTGGGTCTCATTCAGTCATTCTCGTCCAACCAAATTTAGTTGGCCCACCAGCCCAAATTCACTCAACTAATTTACGGATCCTTCGGCTTCGATTCGCGAGTTCGGACTCCAGAAGGTTCGCGCGAGAACTCGAGCTCGAGCTCTCCATTCCCGGCGGCCAAATCCCTCACCAAATCCAGCACAGCACAGAGGACAGAGCCGAACCTTCCGGACTCCGCCCCCTCCCCGGCCGCAGTTCTCCGCCGATCCGAACCCCCCACTTTCACGTCCCGGAGTTCCTTGCGTAACGATCCGACGCGCGGCGCCATCGCGGCCTTCGCCACAGCCCACAGCCACCGCAGGAGCCGGCAATGGATGTCCTGAAGCGCGAGCTGCAGCGGAAGCGCCAGCTTCTGGACGCCGACTTCGGCGGGCGCAAGATCCTCCGGCGCGCCGAGATCGAGGCCCGCGAGCTCCAGCGCGTCCGCGCCTCCTCCAAAAGCAGCTCCGGGGTTCCCACCTAGCAGCCTCCTCGCCGTCCGGTTCCTCACCCGGCTCttcgcccgcctccgccgcggccgacgcGTCGCCGGCGGAGAACGGCTCGAGCGGCCAGGCGGAGCCGCTCCCGAGGGACGAGGTCATCCGGCGCCTGCGCGTGCTGCGGCAGCCGGCCACGCTCTTCGGCGAGGACGACGccgcgcgcctgcgccgcctccacgaCGTGCTCGAGGACCccgccgcgctggccgacgtcgacgcggCGGAGATCGGGGAGGGGCAGACCAACGACTTCCTCCGCGACATCCAGGCGCTGCGGGCCAAGGCTGCGGCCGCGACGAAGCCCAAGGCCGGCGCGGAGGCCCAGCGGAgggagggcgacggcgaggaccgGGAGGTGCCGTTCGAGGAGCTCTGCGATGAGGATAAGATCGCCGCGTTCTTGAGGA
This window contains:
- the LOC120692449 gene encoding suppressor of disruption of TFIIS-like, producing the protein MAANSPFDCVLLDLDDTLYPGNTGLGPALKRNIDEFLQAKLGVSAERAAAMRVELFRTHGSSLAGLIALGYDVHPDEYHSYVHGRLPYDRIAADPHLARLLQSIPQRKVLFTNSDRAHMKRALERLGVDESVFDAVVCFETMNPHLFGEEGRRAAAGSDPRAVVLKPAVDAIVAGLRAAGTNPRRTLFLDDSERNIAAGKALGLRTALVGKRVRSKDADYALESIGALWWVIPEIWGAAAAGDGSERSDHGIDKMPMRSDLDSIIQPTSI